The nucleotide window agaaagagaatttgagTAGTTTGTCTCCTCCACTGAATAACGGGCCCCTGAATGGGGATGTTGATTACTTTGGTCAGCAGTTTGACCAAATCTCTAACCGGACTGGCAAACAGGAAGCTCAGGCAGGCCCGTGGCCCTTTTCAAGTACGCAAACACAGCCAGCAGTGAGAACTCAAAATGGGGTATCTGAAAGAGAACAGAACGGCTTCCATGTCAAATCCTCCCCGAACCCTTTTGTGGGAAGCCCTCCCAAAGGACTGTCCGTACCGAATGGCGTAAAGCAGGACTTGGAAAGCTCTGTCCAGTCCTCACCACATGACTCCATAGCCATTATCCCACCTCCACAAAGTACCAAACCAGGACGAGGCAGAAGGACTGCTAAGGTGAATTGTCTTCTCCACATATCCATTGGCAGAATGCATGTTCGGTACCAAAGGGTGGTGTGATGCAATCTCTCTTTCCTGCTGCTATTGTAGTTTCCTGTGTGGCTGTAAAATAGACGGTGGGATAAGGCACATCTTTCTCCAGGAATACCTTCCTCCAGTCGCCACCCTTTCTGAGCTCGCTCACCAGTGTTTTCACGCCCTGCTTGCTGTTTGCATGTCTTGTCACTTATTATTAACTAAACacaagtttttccatttttaatgctgCTATGCTTCTGTACCTCTGGTAAGTTTGATCGTCATGTTCTGGAAGGGGAGGGCAAGGGTTCTTGTGATTCCTTGTGTACCTTCCCCACactaacacccccccccccacccctcatgtTGCATTAATATCCAAGGTGGTGGTGGAAAATTCTGGAGTTTGCCTCCTCTATTCAATGCTGACTGAATAATCCATTGTTTTAAGAGCgatttatatatttactatgaTCACTTCAttcaaaagcaatttaaaatgtggtttctgtaaggatctttttaaaaatctcactagAATGTGCAGGCTGGCCTCATAGTTGAACTGCAGTATCATCTTTATGCAGACTTATTTTAATCCAGTGGAATAATCAAAAAAATGtaggttacttatttatttatagttgtcCTTTCCTTCCCAGCTTTAAGCTTTTAGCTGACAAGGAGACCAGACAGACATAAATGTGTAAATGAGTAAAATAGATTTCACCTTGGCAGTCCTCTTTACATCAGTTACCAAGACCCAATATTCTGTCCACTGCAGGGATCTGTCTttttcggggggcggggggggggggaggagggggaggggttggATTTTTGTAGTTTATCAGTAAGAGGAAAAGCTTTTCTTTGTGTGGTTCCCAAATTTGAGGTAACAGAATAAGAGACGGAATAAATTACTGTTACTGAGTAACTCTCGTATCTCCCTCTCGCCCTATCAGTCTCCAGCAAAAGACTTGCTTGCATCAGACATCTTTACCCCTCCTGTCTCCGAACCTCCCGGCCAGACATCACCTACAGGACAATCTGCGACCCTACAGACCAACCCTCTGGATCTCTTCAAAACAAATGCTTCTACCCCAGTGGGACCCCTTGCAGGTCTAGGTAGGTGCCAAAGATCGAGTTAGATTTGCTGTTGCTTTCACTCATAACATTATAAGGCAAAGGAGGAAGGTACTTCAGATCTATTGAGGTGCCAGGGACATAAGAGCTGAGCATCCTGGGGAGACTTTCTCCCACTTTTACTTTTGTACACCCCGCCCTCATTTGGTACTCTTGACTTGTAACTGAAGTTCGGCTCCTGGAGTTGGCATGTGAGAAGAAATCCATGATCAATATTGCACTTACCTGAGCCAAGTGGCAATGGATTACAGAAGACAACTGTAAGGGATTCTGGAGCTCAGACCAGCTTCACTGGAGAAACGGGGTGGAGTTGGGAGAGTCTTATCTGTGATCTGCATTGGAAAAACTGGTGATCAGTTTACTAGATCAAAGCCCTATCTCCTATTAAGTTGATATGCTTCTTGGATAGGATATCGTATCCTATCCTTCCCCTGAGAGGGATAGAAGTTAAGTCCAATGCAAGTGTAAGTCATAGAATGAAAGTCTTAAGTTCTCAGCCCAGCTCTGTTCTGGACATACAGTGTGTATGAGACAGGCATATATTCTGAGCAGTCTCTGAATACTTCAGCCTCAGCTGTTCCTTGTCCATATTTTGGCCCACTGAGTGTCTTAGTAGAGTTGGAAGACAAGTGCCAGAAACCTGAAGTTGAGGAGAACACAGGGATAAGGGAAGAGATGGGATGTTATCAGATACCCAGGATGTGCTGGGGCTCATTCATAAATGTGTCTTCAGCTCACGTGAGCCACTGAGCCACTCGGAAGCAAGACACTGGGGAAGGCCACTTGGCTGAGGACTGGCGCTGCTGTTCTTTGCCCACAGCCTCCAGTTCTTTTCTGCCTCCGTGGTACAGTCTTCAGAAACCCTGACAATAGTCCTTGCTgtcctgctgggaattctctttgattttctgcttctTGGAACCTCCATAAGCTCCAAACAGACTCTCTGTCTTGGGAGGGGTTTGGGGAACTATGGATGGAGAGGGACTCTCTTCCCCATTTTGTAATATTTGACCAGGGCTCTTGGTTTTCTCTGCCTCCTACAGAGTCAGTTATCAGGaccctttgtttatttgtttgtttgcttgtttccccTGCTGCTTTCctgcaaaggaaaatatttccattttgtcataTTAAATCTGTTTAATCATATCTGGAGTATGGTGACAAGAGTGGGGTGTTACCCAACTGCTGAGTGGCTGAAATCAATGTGAGTGTGAGAAACCAACTTATTTCAGGTCTCTGATTGCATTTACACCATCAAGACTCTCTCTAAAAACTTCATGTGTCTTGGGGGCTTCCCCTTTTTTGCGTCGCTCCTTTCCCTGTCCCCCAAGTGGAGCTGGAGGGTGCTTTTCCTTGTAGAAAGGTTGAGAGCTTGCGCGCACTGCCTGCGACTAGATCACATCACAGAGCTTTGCAGTCTAATATCAGTGCCCTGAAGAATTTTTACAGCCAATATTTAACAAGTCAGCTCGAAAATACAGCTGGACCCTATAACTGTTAATTTATTCAGACGAAGTGAAGCTTTTTGGCTAGGTGCCCCTGTTGAGGCCTTGGGGTATACAACTGCAGAATACTGATGATTCTTCCAAGTTtggacatgggactcaaactgaGCTCTACAGTATAGCCCCTGTCCACTAGCAGGGATCCTCAGCCAAACCATGGAAGGTTGTAGGTCTGGCTTCCGCTAGACCCAGCTGGGGGACTGTCTCTTCTGgagaactgggggtggggagagggtaaTGTAGAAAGCTGAGCCTTCAGATTTGGCTAGCTACCCTGTGTTTTAATCTAGCACCAGAAGGTAATAAAATTAACTTCTTAtactcacactctctttttccTTACCTCTTGCCTCTACTTTCTCCAGCAGAGCCTTGAGTATCTTGGAAACACAGTGCATGGGATCTCCTAGATGGGAATGAAGGCTGACATTTGCATATACTGGGAAAGCCTTTAATTCCTGGCAAATACAATATTTGTCTCTTTAACCACCACCACTCCCACTAATAGCATCTATGACTAAAGCCATACATTTTACTAAAGGCAAAAGTCATCCAGACATGCAAGATGATAAAATTCTACCCACTTTGCACATTCAGTTGACGTAAATTATTAATGAGCGACTCTGGCTTtggttaataaaatttaaataaatttgcctTAAAATGCTAGCAATAACTTCACTCAAACCCAACCCACTTTTAGAACCCCATATTATGGAATGTAAAAGGACTTTTCCCTTGATTAGttgtgaaaaaaatacatatgttctTTAGTGTACATGAAGTCTGATTTCTGTAGCCACAAAATGAGTATTTGAATTAATTTCCACTAAAAAAAGTAGTCCTGTCCCTCGATGCCAAGGAGGCAGAACAGGAAAATAGGATGATGGATTTGGAGCTGGTATTCCTGGGTTACCAGGATATTGTTACAGACTGTGAGCTTCCcaattttaataatgaatattcttgtacCCAGTTCCCTAACctcaaaaaataagcatgttAATTTAGTTAGATGGCCTTTTCTGAAACCTACCACTGTCCATGAGCACATCACACAACGTCATGGCCAGATGACTAGCACACATGATGATACAGTTGAGTCAAATAACATGAATCTCCAATACTAAGAAAATTCAAGATAGAATATCTTGCTTGCTACATCAGCCCctgaacatcatttttaaaatatttctcactcTGGAAACAAAAACATTCCTAACCCAAGTTAGGAGTTTGGAGGCCCTTTCTTAGTTTAGTCAGAAAACTTTCATAACTAAAGAATACTCTACTCCAAAGCTCAAAGCAAGTAGATTTTGAGGGCAGTGCACCATTCGTGTACAGGTATGAGGCTGAATTTAGATTTTTTGTTTATGGTGGCAGTTCTCAAGTAGAGGGAAAAGATATTGAAGAGacctgtattttaataatttcaccAGTTCTTAATCCACATGGCAAAGACACTAGAGAAGGAGTCATTCCCCCCCACAAAGATTAGATGCCTAGACACAGGCAATTAGTTACCTCAGAAGGTATAGTTTTTTGTCTTGGGGGgggatatttttgtttggtttggtttggtttggtttggtttggttttgcttcatgttgtcttctctccctccctcattctttGAAGTATTCTGTTCTGACTTCTGGCAAGGTTTAGTGAGTGACACATGGCAGGAAGCACTTTTATTTGAAACAGCTCTCCCAGGATAACCAGCCTTTCctccacatttatatatataaaagtcttAAACTATCTTGGCATCAACCAGATTTTATCATCCTTTTATATGGCTGTGTCAACCTTGGCAGCATTTAAAAGCAAGGAAACTGAAATGGTTTCTTCAGGATGCAAGCATGTTGAGGCCTAATATACATGCATGATAGCTGGTTTCCATAAGACTCCAGACATGAGCCAACTGCCAAATGAAAAGATCAAGTCAATGACTCAGAGTACCCAATGGATTATCTTAATTAACTAGTTCATAATCAGCATGGtttgtttatataaatgtattcactcaacaaatacattCATGCTATTGACAGGCTGTGTCCTAGCTGTTTGAAATGTATCAGTATGATAAGCACTCATTTTTTCATGACTAGGTCCTTATGGATTGTATTCTTCTTATAatgagaaaagtttaaaaagctgTGGTAGAAATAAAGGGCTTCAAAATGCAACCAACGTTTGAATGCCAGCTATCTTGCATTAGCTACTTAATCTTTAGAGTAATCTAATCTCTTGGGGCCTTTATTTCCATGTCAGCTTTAAGGCTTAAGGAAGGTGTTTACCATGTAGATGCCCTGTAAATGCCCCCCAGAGAGTTGTGCTTTCTGAAACTCAAGAATTGTCTTCAAGCTTGTGTCCTAATAAgtcctttctcttgctttcttcaggTGGTATACCAGTTAGCCCCCCTCAGGCAGGACCATGGAACCCATCATCTTTAGTCTTCAATCAGTCCGCGTCAGTGGTCCCGGGAGCCATGATGAGTGGTCAGCCTTCAGGATTCAGTCAGCCAGTTGTTTTTACCACAAGCCCAGGTGTTCCAAGTTGGAAGCAGCCGTCATCCTTTGCAGCTTCAACTTCCCCTCCAGGCCCTGTTGTTTGGGGCCCGTCAGCCTCTGTGGCACCCAATACTTGGTCATCAACAAGCCCTTTGGGGAACCCTTTCCAGAGCAATATTTTTCCAACTTCTGCTATGTCTTCCCAGCCCCCTCCtatgctctcctctctcctggtCACTCCTCCTCAACCACCTCCCAGAACTGGCCCTCCAAAGGACATCTCCAGTGATGCCTTCACTGCCTTGGACCCACTTGGGGATAAAGAAgtgaaagaagtgaaagaaatgtTCAAGGACTTTCAACTTCGGCAGCCACCTGCTGTGCCTGCAAGGAAGGGAGAGCAGACTTCCTCTGGGACTTCAAGTGCCTTCTCCAGTTATTTCAACAGCAAAGTTGGCATTCCTCAGGAGAATGCAGACCATGATGACTTTGATGCTAATCAACTGTTGAAAAAGATCAATGGTAAGCTACCCACTGCTCTGCCTACTGTACCAACAAGTATTTCCACTGTCATATGGGTCCGCAGAGTCCCTTAGAAGAAACTTCCTCCACCCACCAAGAGCCTTAGTCTCGGTTTCTTTGGTAATCAGTGGTTATGGAGACAACCTGACCAGTTAGTTACTTATGGAACGAACGGTTTACCTTGGCTCTTTCTAAGGGCTGGCCCAATGCTGCCCTCTTGTGACAATCCCTAAAAGGGCTGCCAAGAACTATTGAAATTCAGTGGGTTGTGGTACCTGGAAGGCTATAAAACAGAGCCTCAGCCATACTACACGGCCTTAAGTGAGGGAATTCTGAATCTCTTCCACTTCAGGTCAATACGCACAGCCTCCTCTTGTGATGAATTTGCCTGTAATAATCACTGGGAGTCCTAGTATTTGGTGGTGATTTTTGTTCCATGATGTAAATTTCAAAAGTATGGAACTTTAATTTCTGAGATAAGCCTGACTGGGGGACTTTTGCCTATATTTGGGGAGAGATTTTCTACTGACTACTTGGCATTTTTTCCCTTCTAGAACCACCAAAGCCAGTTCCCAGACAGGGTTCCCTGCCAGTTACCAAATCTGCTGACATTGCATTTGAGAACCCTTTCTCTAAAGATTCTTTCAGTTCATCACAAGCCTCTGTAAGTATCAATTACTAGAAGCTGTTGCTCCAAAGTATGTGCCACCTAGAGCTACTGTGTCGTGAATTAACCTTGTTTGAATAATAACTCTTTGATGGTAAAGGATATTTAAATAAGCTTTGCCATTGAGAACCATCACAGTGAAAACCTCGACTCAAACTGGGGAGAGATTATGTTTCCAGGGGCTACTATCCTGAGCTTGAGAAATGAGCATTATATAGAAAATGTCTTTTGTATCTCACTTAGCCTAGCTCATAAAAGCACTGTGGGAGAAAATTGAGCAAAATAAtactatctttaaaaatctttcaaagatTTAAGTTCCTGATTTCCCACCCACAGTCTTTATCTCATAACAACAGTACCTTTCATTTGGGAGAGGCAGACATAATTCATCTGAACTTTAACAccagtataaataataaatatgcgTCACCAGTTACGATCAGGCAAACACAAATCATTGTAGACCAATATAATATCTCATTTTTCTGGGACCcaagtgatttttaaaggaatttgagaaatcttaattgcagggtttttttggtttttttttccttcataactGTAATTAAACCCTATTGACTGAATGGTTTTATCTTCATAGATGGCTTCTCAACCCACATCTCCTGATGTATATAGGGATCCTTTTGGAAATCCTTTTGCCTAACTTCTGTAAGTAGAAGATCTTACTAAGTGTAAGTTTGGTAAGAAAGCATGGCACAGGGGATGAgggtgaaattttaattttagaattggtACCAGCTTAAATCTCTGTAACTTAGAAGGAATAGACATGTGAATCTGTGCTTAACTAATTCAATAATGAATAAGCTGGGCACTTAAGAAAAGAATTCttacacacattaaaaaacaataataaaggagcacctgggtgactcagtcggttgagcgtccaacttcaactcaggtcatgatctcacagtccatgagttcgatccctgtgttgggctctgtgctgacagctctgtgcccagagcctgcttcggattctgcatatACCACATAATACCtttctagttgttttttgtttggtttggttttggtttttttaaccttcatactgAAGTGATTGCAAAGGCATTACTTTATTTCCTATAGAAGTTTCGAAATCTGAAGACCTTTTAAGCTACAGAACAGGTCAGCTAAACAGATGCTGATCACATTTTCTGCCTTCCAAATCAATTTATTACTTTGCGAGAGGTCTCAAAGTTAGTCCAAAATAGTCTGAGGGTATCAAGTTCAAAGGTGGTGACAGCTGCCTGTATCTCCTTCAAAAGCAGCATGGGCGCAGATGAGTCTGCTGGTTGATTGTTCTCACTAGCGGACGTCATCGTAGGTAAGTTATTAGGTGTAACTACCTTAGCTGCCTTGCTGGCTCAGCATGACCCTTTCTTTATCAAAAAGGAATGGAAGCAACTTTGTCTCATCTTAGAAGATCGAAGTTAGTGGAGGAAAGAAGGCTTGTCTGCATTTTCGAGGAGGGAGGGCATAGCTGGTAGGGgagaacaataaaaaagaatgaaaggaaccCAAACTCATTTTTTCTAGTCTTGCCCCATCCAGGTGGGACTCCTCAATTCTGTCTTGACCCATctagaatttaattattttaagtagatAAATATCTTAAATCTGACACAGACAGTAAGATTGGCTTCATTTGCAATTTGGATTGTTGCCCCTCACTCACCTTCTATAATTACAGTGtttcttaaaatgcttttctATAAAATCTGCTTCAGAGAACGGGCTGAGATTATTGAAAAGGCAAGTTCTTGGGCCCCACTGCAGCCCAAGGAGTCTGGTGCTAAGGAAAGGTCCATTTTAACAAGCAGCCTGGTGATTTCTAATGCCGATAGAGCAGTGCAAGATACTGAAGGGCTAGAAGTCTTAACGGAAGGTCACTCTCACCCTCCTCTCCATGGGAGGCAAACCTggacaaacagaaaagaataaactgtATCTGGAGTCTAGGAGGATCGTTTGCACTAAACTGAATTGACTAGAGGACTCCCTGAAGGCCCTTTCTTCCTTAGGTCATGAAAGAAGGATTATTTTGGTCAACTTGCTAAACTTACAGATTGGGTTTTGGGGTGGGCAAGCAGTTATGGGAGAAAAAAGTTAATATTAGTGAACACTTGCATTAATCACTTTATTACAGGTTCCACACTTAGTATCTTATTTAAGCCTCTCACATCAGCCCTAGGAGATCCTATtactgatgttttatttttttattttttttctattactgttTTAAATGATGACTTCATATTTAACACATTGATATTAACCACAGGTTTTTTCTTCTCCACACTTCTCTAGGAACTTGATATGCTGACTATCCAGAGGAACAAAAAGGTTGGCCTTAGTCAAGGACAAAGCTAATATCCAGACGCCTTGACCTCTGTTCTTGTTCCAGCTTTGACATATTAGCTGTTGCCTTATTTCTTGTTGCCTCTTCCACTTGTAAAATGTCTTTCACTTTCTGTTTAGATTAAAGCTAAACTGAATCTATggctttaaataaattaagactTTAAATTCTCTAGCTTAATGTAAATGAAGTAGTTTCCCTATTTGAACAGTTGCCTAGTGTGTTTCTAGAACCTTCTAGAACACTCTACCATGGACCCTCTGGTTGGGAGATGCAGCCATCACAGCTCCTCAAATGACACtgttttgaatacattttaaaatccttaCTGTTCCAAGTTGTTTGGGGGTTCTATTTTACTGCAAAGAACCTAAAGGTTATAGCATAACAAGGCACCTTCTTAAGTCTTGCTTCATATCAACATttagagagaatttttaaagtaaatttgaaGCAAGTCCAACTTCTAGACACTTGGGAATCTGACACATTTaagaacctttttaaaaatatagtttctctttctgaagATTATTTTCTCTCAAGGGTAAGACTGCTCTTGTTTTCCAATCTCTTGCTAGATACTGCAAATGAGGGAAAAGCATTAtttgtctctcctctcctcttccctgtgATTCTTTTTTCAGTCAGTTCTGCTCCTAGGTTCATATGGCATTACTTGCCTATCACAAGCAACAGAGTTTTATGGGGTACAAATACCTAATGATTCATGGATCTGAAATGTCTCTGCCTTCTCAGTAATTGCTAAGCCCAGTAACTAGAACTGCAAATGGGCACAACCTTTATCCTTTCTATGGAATAGGAGGCCATCCTCTTGAGCTGAAGTTCCAGAAGAGCAGTTAATGTTGAAGAAAAACTGAACTCAACTCAGCAATGAAGGACTGTATTCTGAAGAGTAACACATCACCAAGTTCAATGTGATTGTGCCAAACATATTAGGTGCTTATTTGGGGTCATGCTAGACCTTTATCAAGTAACTGGAAAACTTTCTTGAAGCCACAGTCTCATAGTTAGTAGGAAGATAaatggtggggaagggggagagaagctGTAAAACAAGTATTTGGTGTTATCATTGAAAATCTAATGTCTGCAGTACTTTTCTCCTCATAACCTTGGAAACTCTCCCAGTTCATTTCCAGTCATATTGTTAGCAAAGTTCTGAAGGATTTGTTCTTGCCAAAATGAGTTTCACTTTGTTATGTTTATGTTGGTTTTTTCAATGTTGTCTCTTGACCCCTAATGCTCAGGTTCTTGTGGGCGTTAATCAACCATACAATGTTACCTTTAAGTAGAAGAGGAGGATGACTGCTCAGGATCTAAACAAGATGGTGGCCTCATGGACCTTTATTGATCAGCCCCAAGTAGTCCAAGCTAAAgtcctgtggttttatttttaatggtaatAGCTGATTATGTATGGCATAATTTTCCATCCGGCTCCCTACTCAGTCATTATAAACACAGacctaaaatagtattttatgtgTCCAAATACCTGAATGTGCTAAACTGGAGGCGATTATTTCTAGGTAGTTGAATTTTTGAAAGtagaaaaattttgaaagtgaTGATCAGCCACACAACTGTTTTGTACATACTTATTTTCTTGTGCACTTTTTTCTGTATGCAAATAAAGCTATGAATTTACTCATTTCAATAAACTGGAATGGCAGAATCTCATGTGTTaccatcagtttattcttctATTTGACCCCTGCTTTGAGTTGATGTATTAGGGTCAAGGTATAAAACACATCGGTCTACAAGTGAGCAAATGTTAGTATATTCTGGATTGTCAGGTGAAGACAAAGTGGAAATCTGTGAAACAAGAGCATGAGTAAATTATTGTCTGCTAGCTTTCAATGCCTTATTGAAATGCCTTATTTTAGGCCTACACATATTCTTTTCCTGGAAGTTTAATGGGAGTCTAGTGGATAAGACCTGTATCAGAACAACTTCTACTGACATCCAATATAAAAATCGTTTATTAATGAACCCTTGATTCACACCTATCCTTTGCCTCTCCTTGTTCTTTATTGAGCCATGTTTGACCTCACCAAGACACAACTGTGTGGACTGGTCCAGGCTGGTGTAGACCACTTGGGGAAACTTCTGTGTGTGTTGGGAAGATCCGTGATTAAACATTGCTTTGCCCTGGGACACTTTTAAACACTCTCTCCTAGTATAAAAGTTCAAGgctctaatttttttcaaatgacctAGATCTACTGGGAAGATGACCCCAAGGCAGGCCTTGCTCCAGTGCAGAGTCTTGATCTTAAACTTTTCTAAGGATTAAGACAAACTTGGTAGCCGATGGGTGTCATTGACTGGTTTTTGATTATAGGTTGTTTGATATTACTGCCTTACCTTTCCCTTTAATTGAAACATTTGTTGGCTTTCTGCCAATAATGAGTGGAATATCAAAAAACAGACTCCACGAAAAGCAGCTTCCAGTAAGCCACAGATGGGCCAGAGAAGGCTGCCGATAAGAACATGTTGCACAAATTATCTGGCTTATCCAGATGCTCTGCAGTATATCTAACCCACTGAGCCTTGTGTGCTATTTCCATGTGGCTTAATCTGTAAGATCTTGCCAGCGGTTAACCCTTGGTCATGTACACAAGGGGAGGACATTCATTTCAATGCGGTAGGAACTACTGTCAGCCAAGCAGGGAGAGGTGCTCACTGAAGTGTCTTTGCAAAGTGGAAACAGACCTCTTCTTTGTACGTCTGTTTCGTAACAGTAGTATTCACACCTGTATGTCAGAAGTTCAGCTTTTACGGTGACCCTATTATACCTGGAAGAGTGTTTCTTTTAGGCATCTAATAGATCTAAGCTAACAGCTGAACTGTAACAGCCAGCATGACCCCAAATTCATCACATAAATGTAGGCAATACAAAGGGAGAAGGTATTGGTTTTCTCAAGATAATCTTGCATCTATGAAGGGCTTTACCATTTACACAACATAATTTCATTCGTTTGATATCCTAATcctggcgggggggaggggtctgtCACTGTTCCATCTCATCTGAGGATGGCATCCATGCTTTAAAAGGGTTgcaatctggggcgcctgggtggctcagtctgttaagcatccgactttggctcaggtcatgatctcacggtccatgagttcaagccccgcatcgggctctgtgctgacagctcagagcctggaacctgcttcggattctgtgtctccctctctctctgaccctcccccgttcatgctctgtctctctctgtctcaaaaataaataaacatttaaaaaaagaaaataaaagggttgCAATCTGTTCCAACTCTTGAGTGGTTTCTGtgctattttattataaaactgtgggggcgcctgggtggctcagtctgttgagcgtccgacttcggctcaggtcatgatctcgcggtccgtgagttcgagccccacgtcaggctctgtgctgaccgctcagagcctggagcctgtttcagattctgtgtctccctctctctctgaccctcccccgttcatgctctgtctctctctgtctcaaaaataaataaacgttaaaaaaaaaaaattttttttttttaaaaactgtgcatGGCGGTAAGGATATCTTTTCAGTCCGTGACTTCAGACTCCTCCATCAAAATCTTCACGATGGTGTCTAGAGAGAGCCAAACACAGcacaattctgtgtcttccctgtgctgaaagcagggagggggaaagaacgGGCTAACTCAGGAGTTTGGTTGACCCTGCAATACGCTGATGAGTGAGGACTCTGACCCATGTTCCCGGAATAGGTTCAATATAAAGTCATCTAGTAAAAGACGGGAGCTCCCTAAAAGTCCCTGGTAAATATTTAAGCTATTACCATTGGGAAAAAATTGCTAAATAATAAGACATCTAATTCTTGCTGGGAAATGTTGTTTTAACTAACTTTCTTCTGTTAAAATAGAAGACAGACTCAGTTCTAAACTGATATGCCAAACTTAGGCACACCCCAGGCTGTAGGACAGCAGCAGCCCTGTTAACATGTCCTAATTACAGCCAGGCTGATGGCCAAGGGCCAGCCATGTGTCATCTCACCTAATGAGGGAACGAGCCCCTCATTTGCCCTTGCTTTTCTGGAATTATGTACTTAATTACTAAACCTCCACTGTGTGCTGAAATCACACGAGTGCCAGACTCCAAGGAGATGACAGTGGAGGCTGCTCACTGGCAAAGAAACTGGGTTTCCGTCTTGACCAAAGATGAGGCggttataaaagaagaaaacaacctgACAAAGTCTCCGTGACTAAGTTTTCTTCTGATGTTACTTATGGAGTGTTCTGTCAATTCTCTTTTCGCTTGGTTAACTTCAGTCACTATTATTTCACCTTAATTGTGAAATCATCGCCATTGTAAAAGTTACCTGGTGAGCTGACTGGGCTGGGGCTGAGCTGCACATGGTTCTGGGGTGTGTCTGAGGCTGCCTCTACCAGGTACCTACTTCCACTGATTGATCGTCACAGAGCTT belongs to Acinonyx jubatus isolate Ajub_Pintada_27869175 chromosome A1, VMU_Ajub_asm_v1.0, whole genome shotgun sequence and includes:
- the DAB2 gene encoding disabled homolog 2 isoform X4 → MSNEVETSTTNGQPDQQPAPKAPSKKEKKKGSEKTDEYLLARFKGDGVKYKAKLIGIDDVPDARGDKMSQDSMMKLKGMAAAGRSQGQHKQRIWVNISLSGIKIIDEKTGVIEHEHPVNKISFIARDVTDNRAFGYVCGGEGQHQFFAIKTGQQAEPLVVDLKDLFQVIYNVKKKEEEKKKMEEANKAVENGSETLLTLDDQANKLKLSPAKDLLASDIFTPPVSEPPGQTSPTGQSATLQTNPLDLFKTNASTPVGPLAGLGGIPVSPPQAGPWNPSSLVFNQSASVVPGAMMSGQPSGFSQPVVFTTSPGVPSWKQPSSFAASTSPPGPVVWGPSASVAPNTWSSTSPLGNPFQSNIFPTSAMSSQPPPMLSSLLVTPPQPPPRTGPPKDISSDAFTALDPLGDKEVKEVKEMFKDFQLRQPPAVPARKGEQTSSGTSSAFSSYFNSKVGIPQENADHDDFDANQLLKKINEPPKPVPRQGSLPVTKSADIAFENPFSKDSFSSSQASMASQPTSPDVYRDPFGNPFA